A region from the Drosophila mauritiana strain mau12 chromosome 2L, ASM438214v1, whole genome shotgun sequence genome encodes:
- the LOC117141918 gene encoding uncharacterized protein LOC117141918 isoform X2 produces MNMKPDILALCILATTILCSRTRHVAGFLTAQSTASGGARGADGAKVGDHQGVASGPQRLHLPILAVGGGPVRQGPALPGDVLDAQERAVYDPGDELLRAQELGLAVVPQGPDYADAVYNELELASKFEVLKKMEEDLRAEQELVDKSALLMKMLEDPSLETLPLVYVEEEEPEAVIPSGGAEDYADLENAVQDLVLGQSKSKRSRYYRRYPWKRHNKNRGNYEPELRYACTPSKEDIFKLLVNLHENRKGNHSKTVNFCNRKRPAKAVFTNIRFLG; encoded by the exons ATGAACATGAAGCCTGACATCCTAGCGCTCTGCATCCTGGCTACCACGATCCTGTGCAGCAGGACGCGTCACGTCGCCGGCTTCCTGACTGCGCAGTCCACCGCCAGCGGAGGAGCACGCGGAGCAGACGGTGCCAAAGTGGGTGACCACCAGGGCGTGGCGTCCGGACCACAACGTCTGCATTTGCCCATTCTAGCGGTCGGGGGCGGACCCGTTCGCCAAGGACCCGCTTTGCCCGGCGACGTCCTGGATGCCCAGGAGCGAGCTGTTTACGATCCCGGCGATG AATTACTCCGCGCCCAGGAGCTCGGATTGGCGGTGGTTCCTCAAGGCCCCGACTACGCCGATGCGGTGTACAACGAACTCGAGCTGGCCAGCAAGTTCGAGGTGCTCAAGAAGATGGAGGAGGATTTGCGGGCCGAGCAGGAGCTGGTGGACAAATCCGCTTTGCTCATGAAAATGCTGGAG GATCCCTCATTGGAAACCTTGCCCTTGGTTTatgtggaggaggaggagccggAGGCCGTGATTCCTTCCGGCGGAGCCGAGGACTACGCCGACTTGGAGAACGCCGTTCAGGATTTGGTTTTGGGCCAGAGCAAATCCAAGCGTTCGCGCTACTATCGAAGGTATCCGTGGAAGCGCCACAACAAGAATCGCGG CAACTATGAACCGGAATTGCGTTATGCCTGCACACCTAGTAAGGAGGATATATTCAAGCTGCTGGTCAATCTGCACGAGAATCGCAAGGGCAATCACAGCAAGACGGTTAACTTCTGCAACCGGAAGCGTCCGGCCAAGGCGGTCTTCACCAACATTAGGTTCCTGGGTTAA
- the LOC117141918 gene encoding uncharacterized protein LOC117141918 isoform X1, whose protein sequence is MNMKPDILALCILATTILCSRTRHVAGFLTAQSTASGGARGADGAKVGDHQGVASGPQRLHLPILAVGGGPVRQGPALPGDVLDAQERAVYDPGDELLRAQELGLAVVPQGPDYADAVYNELELASKFEVLKKMEEDLRAEQELVDKSALLMKMLEDPSLETLPLVYVEEEEPEAVIPSGGAEDYADLENAVQDLVLGQSKSKRSRYYRRYPWKRHNKNRGSYMNSINSNYEPELRYACTPSKEDIFKLLVNLHENRKGNHSKTVNFCNRKRPAKAVFTNIRFLG, encoded by the exons ATGAACATGAAGCCTGACATCCTAGCGCTCTGCATCCTGGCTACCACGATCCTGTGCAGCAGGACGCGTCACGTCGCCGGCTTCCTGACTGCGCAGTCCACCGCCAGCGGAGGAGCACGCGGAGCAGACGGTGCCAAAGTGGGTGACCACCAGGGCGTGGCGTCCGGACCACAACGTCTGCATTTGCCCATTCTAGCGGTCGGGGGCGGACCCGTTCGCCAAGGACCCGCTTTGCCCGGCGACGTCCTGGATGCCCAGGAGCGAGCTGTTTACGATCCCGGCGATG AATTACTCCGCGCCCAGGAGCTCGGATTGGCGGTGGTTCCTCAAGGCCCCGACTACGCCGATGCGGTGTACAACGAACTCGAGCTGGCCAGCAAGTTCGAGGTGCTCAAGAAGATGGAGGAGGATTTGCGGGCCGAGCAGGAGCTGGTGGACAAATCCGCTTTGCTCATGAAAATGCTGGAG GATCCCTCATTGGAAACCTTGCCCTTGGTTTatgtggaggaggaggagccggAGGCCGTGATTCCTTCCGGCGGAGCCGAGGACTACGCCGACTTGGAGAACGCCGTTCAGGATTTGGTTTTGGGCCAGAGCAAATCCAAGCGTTCGCGCTACTATCGAAGGTATCCGTGGAAGCGCCACAACAAGAATCGCGG TTCTTACATGAATTCTATCAACAGCAACTATGAACCGGAATTGCGTTATGCCTGCACACCTAGTAAGGAGGATATATTCAAGCTGCTGGTCAATCTGCACGAGAATCGCAAGGGCAATCACAGCAAGACGGTTAACTTCTGCAACCGGAAGCGTCCGGCCAAGGCGGTCTTCACCAACATTAGGTTCCTGGGTTAA